The genomic region CCTTGCAGCAGGGTGATGCCATGGTCTCGGGCGAACAGGGCTGCGTTCTCGCTCACGCTGCCTTGCGCAGCAATGTAGATGGCGCCCTGGGCGTCCTGAGTCTGCATGGCGGTGTACAGCTCGCGCAGGGGTTCCACGCCATGCGTGGCGGCTTTCCAGCGGCGTGCGCTCACCAGAAAAGTCTTGCCGTCCTTGGCCAGGCGCAGGTCCACCACGCCTTTGGAGGCCACGTTCACGTCATAGCCCTGGGCGACCCAGGCGTGGGTAAGGGCTTGGGAGAACGCATTCCAGTGCATGCCCTGTACGCTGTCCAGCATCTGGCTGACCTTGGCCTTGCTGGGCGCGCGCAGTTGCCGCCAGGCGGCAATGCAGCCCACGACAAAGATGGGAAAGCCCCCAAGAGCGCCGAACACAAAGTACTCCTTGGGCAGCAGTGCGCGGGACACCAGCGCGATCACCGCCACCAGCACAAAGCTGATCCACCACGGCGAGCGCAGCAGCACGGCGAACAGGGAGTTTTCAGACATCTTGAATTTCACGGTGTTTTCTCGCTCGGGCAGGGGGCGGCAGCGCCGCCGGGTGCAAAGGGGGAGGTGGCCGCTGTCACGGCCCAATGGGTGCGCATTGTCATGCAGTTGGCGGCAGGGTTGCCCGTGTGTGACCCACGCCGCCCTCTTGCCCCCAACAAAAATCCGTGAAAGCCTCTTGGATAGACTAGCGGCCCCACAGGAGTTATTTGAATGTCAGTCACCGAACAGGGCCTTTTGGCCGCTCTTTCCAGCGTGCTGGATCCCCATACGGGCAAGGATTTCGTCAGCACCCGCGCCGTCCGCAATGTGCAGATCACGGGTGGCGATGTGGCCTTTGAGGTGGAGCTGGGCTACCCCGCCAAGAGCCTGGTGCCCGAGCTGCGCCGCCAACTGGTAGCGGCCGCCAAAGGCGTGGCTGGCGTGGGTAACGTTTCGGTCAACATCACCAGCAAGGTGGTGGCCCACGCCGTGCAGCGCGGTGTGCAGCTTTTGCCACAGGTCAAGAACATCATTGCCGTGGCCTCGGGCAAGGGTGGCGTGGGCAAGAGCACCACGGCCGCCAATCTGGCCCTGGCGCTGGCTGCCGAGGGCGCCAGCGTGGGTGTGCTGGATGCCGACATCTACGGCCCCAGCCAGCCCATGATGCTGGGCATCAACCGCCGCCCTGAAAGCGAAGACGGCAAGACCATGGAGCCGCTGGAGAACTACGGCGTGCAGGTCATGTCCATCGGCTTTCTGGTGGACCAGGACGAAGCCATGATCTGGCGCGGCCCCATGGCTACCCAGGCGCTGGAGCAGCTGCTGCGCCAGACCAACTGGAAAGACCTGGACTACCTCATCATCGACATGCCCCCCGGCACCGGCGACATCCAGCTCACGCTGAGCCAGCGTGTGCCCATGACCGGCGCGGTCATTGTCACCACGCCTCAGGACATTGCCCTGCTGGACGCCAAGAAGGGCATCAAGATGTTCGAGAAGGTGGGCGTGCCCATCCTGGGCATTGTGGAAAACATGGCAGCCCATGTGTGCAGCAACTGCGGCCATGTGGAGCACATTTTTGGTGCCGACGGCGGCAAGAAGATGGCGGCCGACTACGGCATGGATTACCTGGGCGCGCTGCCGCTGAACATGAGCATCCGCCTGCAGGCCGACAGCGGCAAGCCCACCGTGGTGGCAGACCCCGATGGCGAAGTCGCCCAGATCTACAAGAAGGTGGCCCGCGATGTGGCGGTGAAGATTGCGCAGAAGGCCAAGGACTTCTCCAGCAAGTTCCCCACCATCTCCATCAGCAAGAATACCTGATTTTGCTATGAAATATGTAGCTGCCTGCGCTTATAGATAGAGCGCTGGATGGCTAAAAATATATGAATGGATCAGTGGGTTGCCGGAGCATGAGGTGCCTGCCGTGTGGGTAGTGATGGCGCCCTTGCCGGGCTGGGCAATCCACGTCCGGCCTAGGTGCGCCAGAGAGGTGTGACTGCATGAACCTGCTCGCGTCCTTGCGTTACCTGGTGGCACTGCATGAGCACCGGCATTTTGGTCGTGCTGCTGCAGCCTGTCATATCACCCAGCCTGCACTGTCGAATGCGCTGCGTGCGCTGGAGGAAGAGTTTGGCGTCGTGATCGTGCAGCGTGGGCGCTCGTATGTGGGACTCACCCACGAAGGGCAGGCCGTGCTGAGCACCGCGCAACGCATGTTGCGAGAAAGCGAAGTGCTGCGACAGGAGCTGCACAGCTTGCAGGACGCGCCGCGTGGGTGCTTGCGCATGGCGTCCACCCCTACGGCGGTTCCCATACTCTCCCGTTTTGCAGCGCTGCTCCAGGCACGACACCCGGGTATTTCGTCGGTGGTGCTGTCCATGAGCTCGCTGGAGTTGGAGCAGGGGCTTGAAGATCTGTCGCTGGATCTGGCCGTTGGCTACAGCGAGCGCATGCAGGCGCAGCGCGGTAGTTTGCGGTCCTGGCCGCAGTGCACTGAGCGTTACTACCTGATCCGGCGAGCAGCGGTGGCTGCAAAAGACCAGTTGCGCATCGGGGCGCCCATCACATGGCGAGAGGCCGGAGCGTTGCCGTTGTGCCTGCTCACGACCGAGATGCATAACCGCTTCATCATCGATCAGGCGTTGCGGGAGGCAGGGGTCGTGTCGGCGCCCGCCATGGAGACCAACTCGGTGCTCACTCTCGTGTTGAGTGTGGCTGCTGGCAATGTCTGCAGCATCCTCCCCAGTGCCATGGTGTCGGCGGTGCGCAGCGAGCGCACGCTGGAGGCATTGCCGCTGGTGGAGCCGGATGTGCACACACCCATAGGGTTCATGACGCAGCGCGGGCCCCGCACCTCCCGCGCTCTGGAGGCGGCTTTGCAGCTGCTGGAGTCTGCAGAGTGGCGTGATCAGGTGCAATCGCATTGCGGCGATCTCACTGCGTGAGGCTGGTCGAACTGCGCTTCCCATTCCAGAACTGCGACGAGACCTTTTGATGGTTTCTGTTATGCAAGTCTGTGCATACATTCGCGCCATGAATCAAGCGATGTGTTGATTCAATTTGACCATCTGTCTCTGCGTTACTGAAACTCCCGTCCTGGTGCTTGATTTGCATCAATAAACTGCGCCTTTGCGGCGTGACACGAAAGGGAGAGGAATCAGATGACGGCATCCACTGCAAGCGTGCCAATGGGCAGCCAAGTACCCCAAGCGCCGGGGTTTCTGGACAAGGAGCGCATCATTGCCGGGCCTGGCTTCAACCGCTGGCTTGTGCCTCCGGCTGCGCTGGCAATTCACCTGTGCATCGGCATGGCCTATGGCTTCTCGGTGTTCTGGTTGCCCCTGTCGAAGGCTTTGCAAACGGCAGGAACGGGCGCTGCCTGTGGCAAGGATGTGGGGTTCTTTGCCCAGTTGTTCACCACGCAGTGTGACTGGAGCGTTGCCACCCTGGGGTGGATGTACACCCTGTTCTTCGTGTTTCTGGGCTGCTCCGCGGCCATCTGGGGTGGCTGGCTTGAGCGTGCTGGCCCTCGC from Acidovorax sp. DW039 harbors:
- the apbC gene encoding iron-sulfur cluster carrier protein ApbC, which codes for MSVTEQGLLAALSSVLDPHTGKDFVSTRAVRNVQITGGDVAFEVELGYPAKSLVPELRRQLVAAAKGVAGVGNVSVNITSKVVAHAVQRGVQLLPQVKNIIAVASGKGGVGKSTTAANLALALAAEGASVGVLDADIYGPSQPMMLGINRRPESEDGKTMEPLENYGVQVMSIGFLVDQDEAMIWRGPMATQALEQLLRQTNWKDLDYLIIDMPPGTGDIQLTLSQRVPMTGAVIVTTPQDIALLDAKKGIKMFEKVGVPILGIVENMAAHVCSNCGHVEHIFGADGGKKMAADYGMDYLGALPLNMSIRLQADSGKPTVVADPDGEVAQIYKKVARDVAVKIAQKAKDFSSKFPTISISKNT
- a CDS encoding restriction endonuclease — encoded protein: MSENSLFAVLLRSPWWISFVLVAVIALVSRALLPKEYFVFGALGGFPIFVVGCIAAWRQLRAPSKAKVSQMLDSVQGMHWNAFSQALTHAWVAQGYDVNVASKGVVDLRLAKDGKTFLVSARRWKAATHGVEPLRELYTAMQTQDAQGAIYIAAQGSVSENAALFARDHGITLLQGPALAALLLG
- a CDS encoding LysR substrate-binding domain-containing protein produces the protein MNLLASLRYLVALHEHRHFGRAAAACHITQPALSNALRALEEEFGVVIVQRGRSYVGLTHEGQAVLSTAQRMLRESEVLRQELHSLQDAPRGCLRMASTPTAVPILSRFAALLQARHPGISSVVLSMSSLELEQGLEDLSLDLAVGYSERMQAQRGSLRSWPQCTERYYLIRRAAVAAKDQLRIGAPITWREAGALPLCLLTTEMHNRFIIDQALREAGVVSAPAMETNSVLTLVLSVAAGNVCSILPSAMVSAVRSERTLEALPLVEPDVHTPIGFMTQRGPRTSRALEAALQLLESAEWRDQVQSHCGDLTA